The DNA window ACTGCATATCAGGAAGTACCATTGTCGCCAATAATATTCTCAAGAGCAATTACAATGGTGGAATTTTTATCGAAAACTCTTATTTCCTGCAGCTCCTGAAAAATACCATTACTTCAACGCACAATTATGCTAACTATACAGGAATTGAACTCATCAACAATGACAGCGCACTCGCAGTAATTGGCAACCAAGTGTACAATGTTATGAATCACGCAATGCGTTTGGAAAGCTCAGACAATTCTCCGTCAGCTCGTGGTCTGGTCTCCAATAATTTTTTCCATTCTCATGGCACTGGTGATGGCGTGGTTTTGATCAATAACCAAAATCTGGATATATTTCATAATTCAGTGCATAAAAGCATGAATGCGGATGTGGAAGATTATGCTTTCGTTGAGCAATTAGGGAATAACAACCGCATATTAAATAACATTTTTGCAAATTCAGGTGGTGGCCCGGCTATCAACTATGACCGTTCTGACAACCTCATTTCTGATTATAACAATTTCTATAGCACCGCCTGTAATTTGGGCCGCTACTATGATCTGGTCATAACTGATCCGCAATATTATGGTGACCTGGTCGAATGGCAATCAATCACAGGTTTGGACAGTTCCTCTTATGCAGTCCATCCGGCATTTTTAAATGATTCAGATCTTCATACTACGTCTTTTATTTTAAATAATGCGGGTACACATACAGGCCGTGTACCAATGGATTTTGATGATGAGCCACGTAACAACCCACCTGATATTGGAGCCGATGAATTTATTCCATCTGGCTTGGGACCATACACAACAGGCAGTTATGCAGTTCCTACTGACTTTCTTAACATACAATCAGCCGTAGATTCATTCACATTGCGTGGAATTGACGGCAATGTAATTCTAAACATTGAACCAGGCACCTATTACGAGCAAGTCAAAATATCTTCCATTCCTACCACTTCCCATTTGGATAGCCTCGTTGTGCAATCGGCCACGGAAGACAGCGCTGATGTGACCATTGAATTTGCAGCTGCATCCAGCGATTCAAACTGGACGATTTTATTGGATAATGTATCAAATTTAACGCTCCAGCATCTGACGGTCCGCGCTATTGGAACATTTAAGAATGTTTTGGTAATAAAAACCTTAGTGCAAAATGTAAATATTCTTAACAGCAGGCTGGAAGGGGATCTACCTATTATTGGAAGTGAATTTACCGATAAAGATTTTTTAATTGCAAATAACCGTTTGCTGGGTGCATCTTCAGGTATTTTCTTAAAAATGAAAAGCAGCGAAATATGCAGAAGCAGTCTTAACAATACTACTATTTACAATAATTCATCTAATGAAATACATGTAGAAGGCGCATTGAATCTTAAAATACTAAATAACAAAATAGCTGCTGGCGATAATGGAATAACATTACACAATACCGATAGTGGATTGCAGGTGATTGGCAATTATGTTTATAATGTAGAAAGAACGGCACTTGAAATACGAAACACCGAAAATCATGCAGACAAGCCTGGCCTTGTAGCCAATAATTTTCTTCATTCAAAAGGACAAGGACATACTTTCTTAATGTTTAACAATGAGTTCTTTGACGTATTTCACAACTCCGTTCATTTAAGTGGGGATACTGCTGACTCCAATAAATATGCTTTTACCGTCCAATTTGATCTCAACGACCGCGTTCTCAATAATATCTTTATGAACAGCAGCGGTGGCCCTGTTGTGTGGTATGACGAGGTAGCACTTCTATCAGATTATAATAATTTTTATGGTTCGCCCTGTATTTTTGGCCGCTTTGAAGATTTCGATTTTCCTGCCAACTTATCAGCGTGGCAAACCACTACTGGCTTTGACCTAAATTCCTATGAGACAGACCCTAAATTTCTCAACGATACAGATTTACACGTTACTTCTCTGGTGCTCAATGGTGTAGGCACTCCGGTTTCTGTAACCAATGATATTGATGGAGAAGCCCGCGCCAACCCACCTGATATTGGTGCTGATGAATTTACGCCTGTTGGTATGCCTTATGCCGGAGGAACGTACGCTGTTCCAACCGATTTTCCCTCCATACAATCAGCGATGGATTCTTTTGCCAGGCATGGCATAGACGGGAACGTGATCCTGAATATCGCCCCGGGCACATACAACGAGCAGATAGAAATTCAGTTTATTTACCGTGCTTCACCTGAAGATAGTCTCATTATTCAATCTTCAACAGGTGATAGCGCTGATGTAGTGATACAGTCTGCTTTCACCCCTGTTGTATTAAAGGATGTTGGCGCTTTAACGCTTCAGCATTTGACACTTCGAAGTACGAACAGCTCCACTGTGATAGCATTTCAAAAAAATTTATATAGGATAAAAATTCTGAATAATTTAATGGAAAGTCTTGGTAGTACGAGTATTTATGGAGAAAACTTTCAGGCTTCGGATATTTTAATTGCGAATAATAAATTAAACGGTGTCCGTTTCTTAATTAATAACACTTGTGCCGGGCTAAATACCAATGTAATTATTGAGAATAATGTATCCGGCAGCAGCATTACCGTAGATGGAATTAACGGTCTGAAAATACGGGATAATGTATTGACCCAAGGTTCCCTTACCCTGAGCAATACCGATAGCGGGTTGATGGTAACAGGCAACCATGTGTATAACGGACACCCTGCGTTGACCATTAACTCATCCACTAATTCTTTAGCCAACCGAGGTTTAGTGGCCAATAATTTCTTTCATTCCAGTGGTAGTGGTCATGGAATGCATATAAGATTGGCTGAATATCTTGACCTCTTTCATAATTCGGTGAATAAGACAAATAATAGCAATAGTAACAATTACACGCTGCTAATAGAATTTGGGAGCGATAATAGAATCTATAACAACATATTTGTGAACAGCGGTGGTGGACGGGTGATGTGGTACAATGAAGAATCAAGTCTTATTTCCGATTATAATAACTTCTACACCACGGGCAGCATCCTTGGCCGATACAACGATCCCTTCAGCTTCGGGGTGAGCTTCGATGCTGATCTATCTGATTGGCAAAGCAACTTCGGAGGCCATGACCACAACTCCTTTTCGGTTGACCCCGGCTTTGTGAACGACACCGACTTGCACGTAAGCGCAACGGAACTTAATGGAACGGGCATAACGACTAACCGCGTAACGGTGGATTTTGACAAGGAAACCCGAGGCATTCCTCCTGATATTGGGGCTGATGAATTTATTGGGAACTGTCCGGGAGTTGTTATTTCCTTCACGATTAAAAACCCATCCTGCCACGGTGACAATGATGCATACATAAAAGTATATGTAACCGGTGGAGCAGCACCCTATCTATTTGCGTGGTCCCATGGTCAAACGGGCGACAGCATTGGAAATCTACATCCAACCCGGTACTTTCTCACCACAACAGATACGAACGGATGCAAATACTTCGACACAATAGATATTATCAATCCTGAACCACTGACTATTACAGCGAGTATAACGGATGCATCCGGTGCCGGAACCGCTGACGGAGCCATTGACCTAATGCCAACAGGGGGGACACAACCATACAGCTTCCTTTGGAGCAATAACGCGACATCGGAGGATTTATCGGGCATTGATCGCGGTACTTATAAGGTGGTTCTGACAGATTCAAATGGCTGCCAGGATTCCGCTGAGTTCCTCGTAGAGATCATATCAATTACGCCTGTGGTAAAAATATCACCATCTGATAGCTTAGGCTCAGCCCGCGCAGGATTCTCCACAGCCATTCATGGCGACTGGGCTGTAGCAGGAGCTCCACTTGATACTACTTATGGACCTAAATCAGGTGCTGCCTACATTTACCAAAAGGTGGGTGGTTCATGGACAAGCTATGAAAAGATCACCTCCACTTCTAACCAGGCAGGCGATAAGTTCGGGTCCGCAGTTGGCATTGACGATACCCTTGCCATCATCGGGGCACCAGAAGAAAACAGTCTCGGCTTTGGTACTGGTGCAGCTTATGTTTTTGCCCGAAGGAATGGCGCTTGGGTAGAACTTCAAACCCTGACTGCCCCAGCCATCAAGCGTGGTGATTTCTATGGGTACGATGTGGCTATATTTGGAGATCGCATCGCTATTGGAAGTATTGGTGCTGACCTATCAGGCTATTCCCAGTCCGGTGCTGTTTACATTTATGAAAGAACCGGTGGAACCTGGGCACATACGCATTCCCTGTTGCCGAATGACGTAAACCACAACGACTACACCGGCTTCTCCGTAGATATGTACGGGGATCGCGTGGTGGCAGGATCGCCCACCAAAAACTCCGGATTGCTGACAAAGGCCGGTGCTGCTTACGTCTGGAAATATGATGGCGCAGGCAACTGGGTACAAGAAAGTAAGCTGGTTTCTAATGACCTGGATACCCGCGACTCTTTCGGCATTTCTGTGGGCATTGTGGACAGCTCCGTAATCGTGGGCGCTTATGGCGATGATGATGACGGCAACAACTCCGGCTCTGCCTACATCTTCCAGAAAGGAGCAAGCACTTATTCTCAAACAGGCAAACTCACCGCTGGCGATGGCGATGCCAACCATCTGTTCGGCCATTCCGTAGGCATTACACGTGACACCGCGATTGTTGGCGCTTATGCTGACGACCACAGTGGCATTCGTTCAGGTTCTGCCTATCTCTTTGCCAACAGTGGCGGCTGGGGCCAGTTCAAAAAGCTGGTAGCACCTACGCCTGGCGCGTATGAAGATTATGGATTCTCTGTGGATGCCTCTCAGGACTGGGCAATGGTAGGTGCAAAGGGTGATGGCGAAGTAGCTGCCCTGGCGGGAGCCGTGTATTTCTATCACCTGCCGTCTGTTCCTACGCCTATTATGGTTCAGAATGAGGAAAACCTCTTCGACAACCAGGGAAAAGAAGCAGAAGCCGGGAATGACCAGGCAATCTCAGCCAATGAAATCACGGATGAGTACAATGCGAACCTGGACAGAATTACGGTATATCCTAATCCGGCCCGCGACAGGCACGACATCAACATCAGTATACCCGAAGGCAAAGAAGCCCAGGTGCAGATTATAGATGCAGCAGGCAACTTCGTGGTAAACCGCTTTGAGTATGGACCCATGAAGATCCACAACCTCCGGGCTGGCGTTTACTTCCTGCGCATCCAGATTGATGCACATGTGGTACACAGGAAAATAGTTGTAGTTAAATAATAATCAAATACCACTTTTTCAAAAAGGGCTGCTTCTACAAAAGGTAGCCCTTTTTATTTTTTTGAGAAATAGCAACAACATTTGTATTTGAGGCAGTGAATATAACTCTTCGGAATTGGCTAATGCTTTTCTCCTGTATTTCTATAATAATTTCATTCGTTCCAGATTTCATAATAACACATAAATTCATACGTGTCCTTATACACCTTTGATTCTAACAGTCCTCTCCAAATGCTTGTATCGCGTCACGGTCGGGAACGTCCGGCCACAATAAATTAACGGAATAATAAATATAAACAATAACAAAAAGAAAGATCATTACTATATAAACCCCAGGTTTTTTAGTCCTCCATGACCCCAGGTAAATCAGGATGAATAAAATTACTGGTGAAATTAATCCTAAATTCTCGGCTAATTCTTCGTTTTCATATATTACTTCACAACCATAAAAACTCGAATCCTGGATTCCGATAGCATCTCCACGGGTTGTATTATAAATTATAAGAGAAGCCGGAAAAATTAAAAGTATTAAAAAAATCTTTTCGAAATAAATCATAACTGGATATTTAAGATTGGACCTTTTACTCCACATAAATCACAGCACTTTTAGGAAGAGTTGTGCCTCAGTTACCACGTCTCTGGCGCAGTAGCGGTTATGCGATTTGTGCCGGCTTAATACCAGTAGCAGCAGTAACTTCAACCGTATGCCCATCCGGATCATGGGTGTCGATGGAGTGATAAAATATGTGATCGCTGAAGCGGTATTTAATACCTTCCTTATCGTAGTGTGCTTTTACATCTTCAAGTTCATCTAATGGAACATTAAAAGCAAAATGATCTATCCCAATTCCCTGGCGCTGCAATGCCGTTCGGTTATCAGCTTCAGAGGCTGGAAAAATGGCAATACCTGTATCTCCCGCCATCAGGAAAACCGGCACTCCCTCCCATTCAGGCGGGGAGAACCGTGCAAGCTTTAACACGCGCTGATACCAATCAACCGAGCGTTTAACATCCGATACCCGAATGGCTACATGGTCTAAATGTCGTATTTTCATAATGTCTATTAATATTATTTTAAAACCTGTATTAAAATAAAAGAGTGACCGGTATTTTTCATAATTCCCTTCACTCCACATAAATCACATCTTCTTCTTTCAGCAATTCCAGGCCGCGCATTTTCAGGAGGAGTTGTGCTACCGTTACCACGTCTTTGGCGCAGTAGCGGCTTATCCGGTCCAGATCTCGCTCCTGCCAGTACACCCGGCCTACATCGCTGCCGTTGATATCGTCTTTGGGTGAAGGGATGCCAAAAGCAGCAGCCAGAAGCGTGAGGGAGGTGTAGTTCTTATAATCACCAAACCGCCACAACTGCATCGTGTCCAGAAGGTGGTTCAGTTCCCAGCTTTTGCGGCCAGCTACGTTCAGCATTGCGGGCAACTTCAGTCCGTTGATGAGCATGCGCCTGCCGAGATAGGGAAAGTCGAATTCGCGACCATTATGAGCGCAGAGGTAGCTGCCTTTGCCGCCAAAATGATTTTGAAGCAATGCAGTAAATGACTGCAAAAGTTGCCGCTCATCATCTCCGCAATAGCTCTTGATGCGGAAACTGTACCCGCCCTTTTCGCGTTTCAGATAGCCTGCGGAGATACAGGCCACTTTTCCGAATTCCGCATAAATGCCAGCTCTTTCGTAGAGCGTTTCAGGGCTTACCGGTTCCGGTGCATTCCGGTTCAGGAAGTTGCACTTATGGCACCACAACTCCTTGAAATTTTCCTGCAACTCTTCATAGGTGGCTTTGGCTGGAACCGTTTCAATATCCAGCACCAGCACTTTTTCGAGGTTAATATCATCTAGCATTTTATCAAAATATTTGATGGTTCGCTGCCCAAATTAATAAAACACCGGCAGATGATGCATGAAGCTACTCCTCGGCAGTATAGGCGAGCATATAGCCGTCAATCCTTTCGAAGTGTACCTCATAATTCCTGATGAAATTGTTTTTATGGATTGTGGCCTTTAGGGTTTCCGCAGTAATATCAAAAGGATGGACTCGGATATGACTCCTGAAATTGAGTTGCCCCTGGCCATATAGCTTGAACAGGCTCTCCTTAGCACACCAAATCGCGTATAGCTGCTCTACCTCTGTTGCGGGTTTCAGGAAATCCTGCTCCTGTGGCGTGACAAAGCGGGGGGCAATTTTCCGGATCTTATCCTTTACCATTTCAATATCAATCCCCACCCGGCTCTTGCCGATAATCGCAGCCGCATAACAGAAGGAATGGGAAAGAGAAACCTCAAAGGGGAAATTAACCAAGGCCGGTTTACCATTTTCATCCGTTGTCATTTCAATAAAATGATCCGTTTGCAGCAATTGCCTCAGGAGCACTCGGCTACCCAGCCATTGCATTCTCCGGGACGCTCCGTTTAATGTCAGGAAAAGTGCCTTCTCCTGGTCATTAAACTGAAGATATTGCAAAAGCTCCTCTGGTGTTTCGGTGAGCTTCCAGAGACCCAGACGCGAGCCGTTATCAAGGTTTCGTATGAATTGCAGTGGCAAATCGAAGTAGGTTGAATTTATATAACAACCGCAAATCTAATTGTAGAAAACTTAAACAAAATGATGCGCGTTTGACAAGTGCGCCTGTGATCACTGTTTTAAATTCGCAGCCTTTTCAATTAATAAACCGGTACAACAAAATTTTTAAAATAATAGAGGGAAATGAAGATCTCAGTTTCTAAAACTGGCGAGCTGGCCGGGCACCGCGATTCAATTTACTGCCTTGCCCCAGGCCCGGATACAGATAGTTTTTATTCAGGCGCGGGCGATGGATTGATCGTGAAGTGGAATCTGGCGGAGGGACACAATGGCAAAGTGGTGGCTGAGACTGAGGGGGCTGTGTATGCGATGCAATACCTGAAAGATTCGAACCGGCTGCTGGCCGGCACCAACTCCGGAGTTATAATCATGCTGGATCTGGAGGCTAATCAACTGGTGACGCAGGCGAAACTGAACCACGGCATTTTTGACCTGAAAGTTGTGCCGGGACAGGATTTCATGATCGTGGCAGGAGCGGAGGGTTATCTCAAATTGTTGCTGGTGGATACGCTTCAGGAGCTGCTCACTTTACGGCCATCCCAGCGAAATGCCCGCTGCATTGCGCTGCATCCTTCACAACCCGTTTGCGCCATAGGTTTTAGTGATGGCGATATACGCGTTTTCTCTTCTCACGACCTGAAGCCCTTCTTCCGGTTCGAGGGCCACCAATTCTCCACTTTCTGCCTGCAATTTACCCAGGACGAAATACGGCTGCTTTCCGGTGGCCGGGATGCACACCTGAAATCATGGCTTATACACGAAGAATATGCGCCCCAACTTGAGGTGCCTGCACACCTGTTTACCATCAACAGAATTGCGCAACAACCAGGGGGACGGCTTTTGGCAACCGCAAGCCGGGATAAGTCTGTGAAAATATGGGACAGCCGCAGCTTCGAATTGCTTAAGGTAATTGACGCGGAAAAATTCAATGCCCATGTCCATTCAGTCAACCACCTCATCTGGCTTGACGAGGAAAGGCTGGTGACGGCAGGAGATGATAAAAGGATTTTAGTTTGGCGGATAATTATTGAGGAATAATATTTTGCAGATCTGAAAATTTTAATGTAATTCAGTTTTTTTAATCTTATTACAACTCAATCTGTTCGGCCTTCTGACTAATCAAATTTTTATACTCCTCCTTCATTTTATTCGGCAGAAAACTGACATCAATAAAATTCATCCAGTCAGCGATACTTCCGGCCATGCGGGAGAAAATGTTCTCTATAGCATTGGCGTCAAGGGAGAACCGGTTCATTGCTACTTCAAAATCCCTGTCGCTTCAGTTTTTTCTTCTTTCCATTTAATGTGAGGGCAAGTTCTTCGTCATCACCTTTTACGATTAATGCCGAAGAAACCAAATCATAAGCAGGACATAGCGTATATCCAATTTCGGTATGTTTTAAAAGCGAAAAATTCTTGAGATGCATATAAGCGTAAAGGAAG is part of the Bacteroidia bacterium genome and encodes:
- a CDS encoding T9SS type A sorting domain-containing protein; this encodes MKTPTLILGLFLLFGFTSIMAQPLNGSYSIDAGMATGGTNYQTFNDAVSDLTANGISGNVIFNIASGTYTEQVTIPWISGTSPTDSIIFQSATGDSTDVVLTYNASSSANYTLQLDSTAYITFQNLTLRASNLTYGRVVLFTDYVKSIHFRNNHILGQDANAASNTILIYGNAIRGSHLEFSNNRIEEGANGIYLNFQGSSRGTHITIANNFILDNFSRGVDLTRINFLNIIGNKITTDDEATGYIGIYLFDIDSGIRVVGNNVYDVKNVALYLQFSENSSTDRGLIANNFFHARDNGDAVMLIRSNEYLDIFHNSVHRSDDANQDDYALEFQFGNNNRIWNNNIANTGGGPAIYYHRPGSLVSDYNNLYVPGCNLGRYTSPVSPFTDYAVAGLPEWQSVTGFDANSLNANPAFVNDTNLHSSSIALAGAGVYTGLVSEDIDGQPRNNPPAIGADEIIGQVPYSAGTYAVPNDFATIQAAADSFASYGISGHVVLNIAPGTYNEQVEFRYIPRASQNDSVIIQSSTQDSSDVIIEFTSIQSEANWTVMLKEVAGITLQYLTIRASGTTYGRALVFEKRMENINILNNLIVGPDVTIANTNASLFYGEDIFSAGNLRIKHNMIRGGSQGISLVFSNSTNCISGSTIVANNILKSNYNGGIFIENSYFLQLLKNTITSTHNYANYTGIELINNDSALAVIGNQVYNVMNHAMRLESSDNSPSARGLVSNNFFHSHGTGDGVVLINNQNLDIFHNSVHKSMNADVEDYAFVEQLGNNNRILNNIFANSGGGPAINYDRSDNLISDYNNFYSTACNLGRYYDLVITDPQYYGDLVEWQSITGLDSSSYAVHPAFLNDSDLHTTSFILNNAGTHTGRVPMDFDDEPRNNPPDIGADEFIPSGLGPYTTGSYAVPTDFLNIQSAVDSFTLRGIDGNVILNIEPGTYYEQVKISSIPTTSHLDSLVVQSATEDSADVTIEFAAASSDSNWTILLDNVSNLTLQHLTVRAIGTFKNVLVIKTLVQNVNILNSRLEGDLPIIGSEFTDKDFLIANNRLLGASSGIFLKMKSSEICRSSLNNTTIYNNSSNEIHVEGALNLKILNNKIAAGDNGITLHNTDSGLQVIGNYVYNVERTALEIRNTENHADKPGLVANNFLHSKGQGHTFLMFNNEFFDVFHNSVHLSGDTADSNKYAFTVQFDLNDRVLNNIFMNSSGGPVVWYDEVALLSDYNNFYGSPCIFGRFEDFDFPANLSAWQTTTGFDLNSYETDPKFLNDTDLHVTSLVLNGVGTPVSVTNDIDGEARANPPDIGADEFTPVGMPYAGGTYAVPTDFPSIQSAMDSFARHGIDGNVILNIAPGTYNEQIEIQFIYRASPEDSLIIQSSTGDSADVVIQSAFTPVVLKDVGALTLQHLTLRSTNSSTVIAFQKNLYRIKILNNLMESLGSTSIYGENFQASDILIANNKLNGVRFLINNTCAGLNTNVIIENNVSGSSITVDGINGLKIRDNVLTQGSLTLSNTDSGLMVTGNHVYNGHPALTINSSTNSLANRGLVANNFFHSSGSGHGMHIRLAEYLDLFHNSVNKTNNSNSNNYTLLIEFGSDNRIYNNIFVNSGGGRVMWYNEESSLISDYNNFYTTGSILGRYNDPFSFGVSFDADLSDWQSNFGGHDHNSFSVDPGFVNDTDLHVSATELNGTGITTNRVTVDFDKETRGIPPDIGADEFIGNCPGVVISFTIKNPSCHGDNDAYIKVYVTGGAAPYLFAWSHGQTGDSIGNLHPTRYFLTTTDTNGCKYFDTIDIINPEPLTITASITDASGAGTADGAIDLMPTGGTQPYSFLWSNNATSEDLSGIDRGTYKVVLTDSNGCQDSAEFLVEIISITPVVKISPSDSLGSARAGFSTAIHGDWAVAGAPLDTTYGPKSGAAYIYQKVGGSWTSYEKITSTSNQAGDKFGSAVGIDDTLAIIGAPEENSLGFGTGAAYVFARRNGAWVELQTLTAPAIKRGDFYGYDVAIFGDRIAIGSIGADLSGYSQSGAVYIYERTGGTWAHTHSLLPNDVNHNDYTGFSVDMYGDRVVAGSPTKNSGLLTKAGAAYVWKYDGAGNWVQESKLVSNDLDTRDSFGISVGIVDSSVIVGAYGDDDDGNNSGSAYIFQKGASTYSQTGKLTAGDGDANHLFGHSVGITRDTAIVGAYADDHSGIRSGSAYLFANSGGWGQFKKLVAPTPGAYEDYGFSVDASQDWAMVGAKGDGEVAALAGAVYFYHLPSVPTPIMVQNEENLFDNQGKEAEAGNDQAISANEITDEYNANLDRITVYPNPARDRHDINISIPEGKEAQVQIIDAAGNFVVNRFEYGPMKIHNLRAGVYFLRIQIDAHVVHRKIVVVK
- a CDS encoding VOC family protein, which codes for MKIRHLDHVAIRVSDVKRSVDWYQRVLKLARFSPPEWEGVPVFLMAGDTGIAIFPASEADNRTALQRQGIGIDHFAFNVPLDELEDVKAHYDKEGIKYRFSDHIFYHSIDTHDPDGHTVEVTAATGIKPAQIA
- a CDS encoding ribonuclease H-like domain-containing protein — encoded protein: MLDDINLEKVLVLDIETVPAKATYEELQENFKELWCHKCNFLNRNAPEPVSPETLYERAGIYAEFGKVACISAGYLKREKGGYSFRIKSYCGDDERQLLQSFTALLQNHFGGKGSYLCAHNGREFDFPYLGRRMLINGLKLPAMLNVAGRKSWELNHLLDTMQLWRFGDYKNYTSLTLLAAAFGIPSPKDDINGSDVGRVYWQERDLDRISRYCAKDVVTVAQLLLKMRGLELLKEEDVIYVE
- a CDS encoding 4'-phosphopantetheinyl transferase superfamily protein is translated as MPLQFIRNLDNGSRLGLWKLTETPEELLQYLQFNDQEKALFLTLNGASRRMQWLGSRVLLRQLLQTDHFIEMTTDENGKPALVNFPFEVSLSHSFCYAAAIIGKSRVGIDIEMVKDKIRKIAPRFVTPQEQDFLKPATEVEQLYAIWCAKESLFKLYGQGQLNFRSHIRVHPFDITAETLKATIHKNNFIRNYEVHFERIDGYMLAYTAEE
- a CDS encoding WD40 repeat domain-containing protein — its product is MKISVSKTGELAGHRDSIYCLAPGPDTDSFYSGAGDGLIVKWNLAEGHNGKVVAETEGAVYAMQYLKDSNRLLAGTNSGVIIMLDLEANQLVTQAKLNHGIFDLKVVPGQDFMIVAGAEGYLKLLLVDTLQELLTLRPSQRNARCIALHPSQPVCAIGFSDGDIRVFSSHDLKPFFRFEGHQFSTFCLQFTQDEIRLLSGGRDAHLKSWLIHEEYAPQLEVPAHLFTINRIAQQPGGRLLATASRDKSVKIWDSRSFELLKVIDAEKFNAHVHSVNHLIWLDEERLVTAGDDKRILVWRIIIEE
- a CDS encoding HipA domain-containing protein, producing the protein MDSSVVNNDRIFLDTIEANCKPLLVEETFFLYAYMHLKNFSLLKHTEIGYTLCPAYDLVSSALIVKGDDEELALTLNGKKKKLKRQGF